A genomic segment from Tuwongella immobilis encodes:
- a CDS encoding DUF1559 domain-containing protein, producing MRSRRFAFTLIELLVVIAIIAILIGLLLPAVQKVRAAAARLQCQNHLKQLALANHGYHDAQETFPPGLTMPGAVPNPRYTSLMVELLPYIEQATLYQRWDFLFPGNNLLLPNGPGTVKLSVLVCPAEIVAQNPVPAASGQAAGVTTYAGNGGIRPLPLSQATVDGIFHTTGAMSRPRANQTPTRMLAITDGTSNTLLLGERRIGDPALDSYLTAPVSPAPNPPMEPFFASMIYAPFGPWAAGTVTLGALMPINYFHGQAYVPPTPPALPTPVDGNALTQSIENRFGAYGSNHTGGVNVAMADGSVRFLRDTIRPVTLAALATRSGGETVSVDD from the coding sequence ATGCGTTCGCGTCGCTTCGCATTTACGCTGATTGAATTGCTGGTGGTCATTGCCATTATTGCAATTCTCATCGGATTGCTGTTGCCCGCTGTGCAGAAAGTGCGGGCGGCGGCGGCTCGGCTCCAATGTCAGAATCATCTCAAGCAACTGGCGTTGGCCAATCATGGCTATCACGATGCGCAGGAGACTTTCCCGCCTGGATTGACCATGCCGGGTGCGGTGCCCAATCCGCGCTATACCTCGCTGATGGTCGAATTGCTTCCGTACATCGAACAAGCGACGCTCTATCAACGATGGGATTTTCTCTTTCCCGGCAATAATCTGCTGCTGCCCAATGGCCCGGGAACGGTGAAGCTCAGCGTGCTGGTTTGCCCCGCGGAAATCGTGGCGCAAAATCCGGTGCCCGCGGCGTCGGGACAGGCCGCCGGGGTGACGACCTACGCGGGCAATGGTGGGATTCGGCCGCTGCCGTTGAGCCAGGCGACCGTCGATGGAATCTTCCATACCACGGGAGCGATGTCGCGACCGCGAGCCAATCAGACGCCGACGCGCATGCTGGCCATTACCGATGGCACGTCGAATACCCTGCTCTTGGGCGAACGGCGCATCGGCGATCCCGCGCTGGATTCGTATCTGACCGCTCCCGTCTCCCCGGCTCCGAATCCGCCGATGGAGCCATTCTTCGCCAGCATGATCTACGCGCCATTTGGTCCCTGGGCGGCGGGCACCGTCACCTTGGGGGCGTTGATGCCGATCAATTATTTTCATGGCCAAGCGTATGTGCCGCCGACACCCCCCGCGTTACCCACGCCGGTGGATGGCAACGCGCTCACGCAAAGCATCGAGAATCGCTTCGGGGCGTATGGCAGCAACCACACCGGGGGCGTGAATGTGGCGATGGCCGATGGATCGGTGCGGTTCCTGCGCGATACCATTCGCCCGGTGACGTTGGCAGCGCTGGCCACCCGATCCGGCGGGGAAACCGTCAGCGTGGATGATTAA
- a CDS encoding metallophosphoesterase family protein, whose amino-acid sequence MRIVWDATTARVLATVSHQNVHSEGQITTDQLDLFAYPTQGLPDSLDALVLTSDLQARGRLFKPGTTRTPVPAAERDDRLLGFLVADTLGQLSATGVLPPAERMGIVLAGDLFAIENLAKRGGFGDVRDVWRAFRAVTRWVVGVAGNHDNFGTLGEELAFRRESGIHLLDCESVHLDGIHFAGVGGIIGPPRKPNRRREMDQLDRISRMLRRQPTMLILHQGPRTATQPGHPMVQRVCETSSPTWIVCGHDHWRNPFGDLANGTRILNTDSRTIILLREQCFEPLDSERFPKINFA is encoded by the coding sequence ATGAGGATCGTCTGGGATGCGACGACTGCCCGTGTGTTGGCCACGGTGTCGCATCAGAATGTCCATTCCGAAGGGCAAATCACGACCGATCAACTCGATCTGTTCGCCTATCCCACCCAGGGGCTTCCCGACAGCCTGGATGCGCTGGTGCTGACCAGCGATTTGCAGGCACGCGGTCGGCTGTTCAAACCGGGCACCACTCGGACTCCCGTCCCCGCCGCCGAGCGCGATGACCGCCTACTGGGGTTTCTGGTGGCCGATACGCTGGGGCAATTGTCTGCAACTGGCGTTCTGCCTCCCGCCGAACGCATGGGGATTGTGCTGGCCGGCGATCTCTTTGCCATTGAGAATCTGGCGAAACGAGGTGGTTTCGGGGATGTGCGGGACGTGTGGCGGGCATTTCGAGCCGTCACCCGCTGGGTTGTCGGCGTGGCTGGCAATCACGACAACTTCGGCACGCTGGGCGAAGAACTCGCCTTCCGCCGCGAATCCGGCATCCACCTGCTGGATTGCGAATCGGTGCATCTGGACGGCATCCATTTTGCCGGGGTGGGTGGCATCATCGGTCCACCGCGCAAACCCAATCGCCGTCGGGAGATGGATCAACTCGACCGCATCAGTCGCATGCTCCGCCGCCAACCGACGATGCTGATTCTGCATCAAGGGCCACGCACCGCCACGCAGCCCGGTCATCCCATGGTGCAACGGGTGTGCGAAACTTCGTCCCCTACTTGGATCGTCTGCGGGCACGATCACTGGCGCAACCCATTCGGCGACTTGGCCAACGGCACCCGCATCCTGAACACCGACAGCCGCACGATTATTCTGCTTCGGGAGCAATGCTTTGAGCCGCTCGATTCCGAGCGATTCCCGAAAATCAACTTCGCTTAA